Proteins found in one Magnolia sinica isolate HGM2019 chromosome 5, MsV1, whole genome shotgun sequence genomic segment:
- the LOC131245046 gene encoding exocyst complex component SEC5B-like: protein MSSDSEDDELLQRALREQDQIAAKPPPPPFLNDSRKNKKPSRGGADDDDDSDLEILSISSGDEDQSSKDNAARNNRGRGPASRKGGGGERDADRGATDDEPSCWKRVDETEVCASYERNSAVCSVSCAWMKIKMVYSSGGPHLLIKCRTFLCYTQCSKYRYRAMYCNLGIQIRIGYRTGYIVCIA, encoded by the coding sequence ATGTCGAGCGATAGTGAGGATGACGAGCTGTTGCAGAGGGCTCTGCGAGAGCAAGACCAAATTGCTGCGAAGCCACCACCTCCCCCCTTTCTCAACGACAGTAGGAAGAACAAGAAGCCTTCCCGCGGTGGGGCCGACGACGACGACGATTCTGATTTGGAGATTCTCAGCATCTCATCTGGTGACGAGGATCAGTCTTCCAAGGACAATGCAGCCAGGAACAATCGCGGTCGTGGGCCCGCCTCAAGGAAAGGTGGAGGTGGAGAGAGGGACGCTGATCGTGGTGCGACTGACGATGAGCCCAGTTGTTGGAAGCGGGTCGATGAGACTGAGGTATGCGCTTCTTATGAACGAAATTCAGCTGTCTGTTCTGTTTCATGTGCCTGGATGAAGATCAAGATGGTCTATTCGTCAGGTGGGCCTCATTTGCTGATCAAATGTAGAACGTTTCTTTGTTacacccagtgttcgaaatatcggtatcgcgcaatgtattgcaaccttgggatacagatacgtattggttatcgcacgggatatatcgtttgtatcgcgtaa